The following proteins are co-located in the Macadamia integrifolia cultivar HAES 741 chromosome 3, SCU_Mint_v3, whole genome shotgun sequence genome:
- the LOC122072806 gene encoding peroxidase 12-like, translated as MAFSSLSSASVSLLLISSFFLLGVSEVHSESSHHLVKGMSWSFYKSKCPEVESIVRKHLKKVFKKDIGVAAGLLRLHFHDCFVLGCDASVLLDGSASGPSEQEDPPNFTLRAKAFQIINDLQALVQEHCDRVVSCADLVALAARDSVFLSGGPDYRVPLGRRDSLNFATREATLANLLPGTSNTTAVLNLMATKKLDATDAVALSGGHTIGVGHCSSFTERLYPTQDPTMDKSFATELKKTCPELNTSATTVLDVRTPNLFDNKYYINLVKREGLFTSDQDLYMDSRTKEIVTSFAEDEELFFEKFVNGMIKMGQLNVLTGKKGEVRANCSAVNSDAYLSTAVDADGDEYDDEQSAEL; from the exons ATggctttctcttctctctcttcagcTTCTGTGTCTCTgctcttgatctcttctttcttcttattggGTGTCTCAGAGGTACACTCTGAATCTTCCCATCATTTGGTGAAGGGAATGTCATGGTCATTCTACAAGTCCAAATGCCCTGAGGTGGAGAGCATCGTCAGGAAACATCTTAAGAAGGTCTTCAAGAAGGATATTGGCGTAGCTGCAGGCCTCCTTCGCCTTCACTTCCATGACTGCTTTGTTCtg GGATGTGATGCCTCAGTGTTGCTGGATGGGTCAGCAAGCGGGCCAAGCGAGCAGGAGGATCCTCCCAACTTCACCCTCAGAGCTAAGGCGTTTCAGATCATTAACGACCTCCAAGCCCTCGTTCAGGAGCACTGCGATCGCGTCGTCTCTTGTGCAGACCTCGTCGCTCTTGCTGCCCGTGATTCCGTTTTCTTG TCTGGGGGTCCAGATTACAGAGTGCCCTTAGGAAGGCGTGACAGTCTAAACTTCGCAACAAGAGAAGCAACTCTAGCAAACCTCCTACCAGGGACAAGCAACACAACCGCAGTTCTCAACTTGATGGCAACCAAGAAATTAGACGCCACCGACGCCGTCGCACTCTCCGGCGGCCACACGATCGGCGTCGGCCACTGTTCTTCCTTCACCGAACGCCTCTACCCAACCCAAGACCCCACCATGGACAAGTCATTCGCAACCGAACTCAAGAAAACCTGCCCAGAATTAAACACAAGCGCCACCACCGTCTTGGATGTCCGTACACCCAACTTGTTCGATAACAAGTACTATATCAACTTGGTGAAACGAGAAGGCCTCTTCACCTCCGATCAGGACCTGTACATGGACAGTAGGACGAAGGAAATCGTCACTAGCTTCGCAGAGGACGAGGAGCTGTTCTTCGAGAAGTTCGTCAACGGCATGATTAAGATGGGCCAACTTAATGTCTTGACGGGGAAGAAGGGAGAGGTTCGTGCCAATTGCTCGGCTGTCAACTCTGATGCGTACTTGTCGACAGCGGTGGATGCCGACGGCGATGAATACGACGACGAGCAGAGCGCCGAGTTATAA